A genomic region of Porticoccaceae bacterium LTM1 contains the following coding sequences:
- the rpsC gene encoding 30S ribosomal protein S3: protein MGQKVHPVGIRLGVVKKHNSVWYANSHDYADKLYSDLKVREFIEKKLDNASVSRVEIERPAQTARITIHTARPGVVIGKKGEDVEQLRNEVSKMMDVPVHINIEEIRKPDLEAKLVAQSVAQQLERRVMFRRAMKRAVQNAMRQGAQGIKIQVSGRVGGAEIARTEWYREGRVPLHTLRADIDYATYEASTTYGIIGVKVWIFKGEILGGEEQVEAPAAPKKKRSK, encoded by the coding sequence ATGGGTCAGAAAGTACATCCCGTCGGTATTCGTTTGGGCGTTGTGAAAAAGCATAACTCTGTTTGGTATGCCAATTCACACGACTACGCCGACAAACTTTACAGCGATCTGAAAGTTCGCGAATTTATCGAGAAAAAACTCGATAACGCATCTGTCAGTCGCGTTGAAATTGAGCGTCCGGCGCAAACCGCACGCATTACTATCCACACTGCTCGTCCCGGTGTTGTCATCGGTAAGAAAGGTGAGGATGTAGAACAACTGCGCAACGAAGTTTCCAAGATGATGGACGTGCCTGTGCACATCAACATCGAAGAAATTCGCAAGCCAGATCTGGAAGCCAAACTGGTTGCCCAGAGCGTGGCTCAGCAGTTGGAGCGTCGTGTAATGTTCCGTCGCGCTATGAAGCGCGCGGTACAAAACGCAATGCGTCAAGGTGCTCAAGGTATCAAAATCCAGGTGAGCGGCCGTGTAGGCGGTGCTGAAATTGCTCGTACTGAATGGTACCGCGAAGGTCGAGTGCCGCTGCACACCCTGCGTGCGGATATCGACTACGCAACCTACGAAGCGTCCACTACTTACGGCATCATCGGTGTCAAAGTGTGGATTTTCAAAGGCGAAATTCTCGGAGGCGAGGAGCAGGTGGAAGCACCGGCCGCGCCGAAGAAGAAGCGTTCTAAATAA
- the rplP gene encoding 50S ribosomal protein L16 gives MLQPKRTKFRKMMKGRNRGLALRGSKVSFGEFGLKATGRGRITARQIEAARRAMTRHVKRGGKIWIRVFPDKPITNKPLEVRMGKGKGNVEYWVAQIQPGKVLYEMEGVSEEIAREAFALAAAKLPVQTTFVKRSVM, from the coding sequence ATGTTGCAACCGAAGCGTACCAAGTTCCGGAAAATGATGAAGGGCCGCAACCGCGGTCTGGCACTGCGCGGCAGCAAAGTGAGCTTTGGCGAATTCGGCCTGAAAGCTACTGGCCGTGGTCGTATCACTGCTCGCCAGATCGAAGCAGCCCGTCGTGCCATGACTCGTCACGTTAAGCGTGGCGGTAAAATCTGGATCCGTGTGTTCCCGGACAAGCCGATTACCAACAAGCCCCTGGAAGTACGTATGGGTAAAGGTAAGGGTAACGTTGAGTACTGGGTAGCCCAGATCCAACCGGGCAAGGTTCTGTATGAAATGGAAGGTGTATCGGAAGAGATCGCACGTGAAGCATTTGCTCTCGCTGCGGCCAAGCTGCCGGTGCAAACCACCTTTGTGAAACGGTCGGTGATGTGA
- the rpmC gene encoding 50S ribosomal protein L29 translates to MKANELREKSVDELKAELNAQLEAQFKLRMQHSTGQLQQSHQMKQVRRDIARIKTLLTEKAGN, encoded by the coding sequence ATGAAAGCTAACGAACTTCGCGAAAAGTCTGTAGACGAGTTGAAAGCTGAGCTGAATGCCCAGCTGGAAGCCCAGTTTAAGCTGCGTATGCAGCACAGCACTGGTCAGCTGCAGCAAAGCCACCAGATGAAACAGGTGCGTCGTGATATCGCTCGCATCAAGACTCTTCTGACTGAGAAAGCAGGTAACTGA
- the rpsQ gene encoding 30S ribosomal protein S17 — protein MAQTDKARTLAGKVVSDKMDKTITVLIERRVKHEMYGKIVSKSSKIKAHDENNECKIGDIVEIAETRPLAKSKSWKLVEIVERATEV, from the coding sequence ATGGCCCAGACAGACAAAGCACGTACTCTGGCAGGTAAAGTTGTCAGTGACAAAATGGACAAAACCATCACTGTTTTGATCGAGCGTCGCGTTAAGCACGAGATGTACGGCAAGATTGTGAGCAAGTCCAGCAAGATCAAGGCACACGACGAAAACAACGAGTGCAAAATCGGCGATATCGTAGAGATTGCCGAGACTCGTCCGTTGGCCAAGTCCAAGTCTTGGAAACTGGTTGAAATTGTGGAGCGCGCTACTGAGGTGTAA
- the rplN gene encoding 50S ribosomal protein L14 — translation MIQTQSYLDVADNSGARRVMCIKVLGGSHRRYAGVGDIIKVSVKEAIPRGKVKKGQVLDAVVVRTKKGVRRPDGSLIKFDDNAAVMLNASHSPIGTRIFGPVTRELRSEKFMKIVSLAPEVL, via the coding sequence ATGATTCAAACTCAAAGTTACCTGGATGTTGCAGACAACTCTGGTGCACGTCGCGTTATGTGTATCAAGGTGTTGGGCGGTTCTCACCGTCGTTACGCCGGTGTAGGCGACATCATTAAGGTGAGCGTTAAGGAAGCGATTCCTCGCGGTAAGGTGAAGAAAGGCCAGGTGCTTGACGCCGTGGTTGTACGCACCAAGAAAGGCGTTCGTCGCCCAGACGGATCTCTGATCAAGTTTGACGACAACGCTGCTGTAATGCTGAACGCATCTCACAGCCCAATCGGTACCCGTATCTTTGGGCCGGTAACCCGTGAGCTGCGCAGCGAGAAATTTATGAAAATTGTCTCTCTGGCTCCAGAAGTACTCTAA
- the rplX gene encoding 50S ribosomal protein L24, giving the protein MRKIKRDDEVIVIAGRDKGKRGKVLRVLDDERLIVGGVQMVKKHQKPNPQSGIAGGIVEKEAPIQVSNVAIFNGATNKADRVGFKVLEDGKKIRIFKSTGEAVDA; this is encoded by the coding sequence ATGCGTAAGATCAAGCGTGATGACGAAGTAATCGTGATCGCCGGGCGCGACAAAGGCAAGCGCGGCAAAGTGCTGCGTGTGCTGGACGACGAGCGCCTGATCGTTGGCGGAGTGCAGATGGTGAAAAAACACCAGAAGCCAAATCCGCAATCTGGTATTGCCGGTGGTATCGTGGAGAAGGAAGCACCGATTCAGGTGTCCAACGTCGCGATTTTCAATGGCGCAACTAACAAAGCAGACCGCGTTGGCTTCAAGGTGCTGGAAGACGGTAAGAAAATCCGCATCTTCAAGTCTACCGGCGAAGCGGTTGACGCCTAA
- the rplE gene encoding 50S ribosomal protein L5: MARLKEVYLKEIAPKLKEELGLANVMEVPRISKITLNMGVGEALGDKKILENAVADLEKISGQKVVVTRARKSIAGFKVREGWPIGCKVTLRSERMYEFLERLISIAIPRIRDFRGISPKSFDGRGNFAMGVTEQIIFPEIDYDKVDTLRGLDITITTTARNNDEGRALLRAFNFPLKN, from the coding sequence ATGGCAAGGTTGAAAGAAGTTTATTTAAAAGAGATCGCCCCCAAGCTGAAAGAAGAGCTGGGTCTGGCGAACGTAATGGAAGTACCCCGCATCAGCAAAATCACCCTGAACATGGGTGTTGGTGAAGCTCTGGGTGATAAGAAAATCCTGGAGAACGCCGTAGCTGATCTGGAGAAGATCTCCGGTCAAAAGGTCGTGGTAACCCGTGCACGCAAATCCATCGCTGGCTTTAAAGTCCGCGAAGGATGGCCGATCGGCTGTAAGGTAACTCTGCGCTCAGAGCGCATGTACGAGTTCCTGGAGCGTCTGATCAGCATTGCGATTCCCCGTATTCGCGATTTCCGTGGCATCAGCCCGAAATCATTCGATGGTCGTGGGAACTTTGCCATGGGTGTTACCGAGCAGATCATTTTCCCGGAAATCGATTACGACAAGGTTGACACGCTGCGTGGTCTGGATATCACCATCACCACCACAGCTCGTAACAACGACGAAGGCCGCGCACTGCTTCGTGCGTTCAACTTCCCGCTGAAGAACTGA
- the rpsN gene encoding 30S ribosomal protein S14: MAKVSMIQRENKRAKAVAKFAEKRAQLKAIIKNPSSTDEQVWEAQQQLQKLPRDASPVRQQRRCRVTGRPHAVYRKFGLCRNKLREAAMRGDVPGLVKASW, from the coding sequence ATGGCAAAAGTATCGATGATCCAGCGCGAAAACAAACGCGCTAAAGCAGTTGCCAAATTCGCTGAAAAGCGTGCGCAACTGAAAGCAATTATCAAGAACCCAAGCTCTACCGATGAGCAGGTTTGGGAAGCCCAGCAGCAGCTGCAGAAGTTGCCGCGTGATGCGAGCCCGGTTCGCCAGCAGCGTCGCTGCCGTGTAACTGGTCGTCCCCACGCGGTTTACCGCAAGTTCGGTCTGTGCCGCAACAAGCTGCGTGAAGCAGCTATGCGCGGTGACGTACCGGGCCTGGTTAAAGCTAGCTGGTAA
- the rpsH gene encoding 30S ribosomal protein S8: MSMQDPLSDMLNRIRNAHQRSKIAVTMPSSKLKVSVAEVLESEGYISGYKVSEGTKPELTVDLKYYEGKPVIEEIARASRPGLRYYAGSTELPTVRGGLGIAIISTSQGVMTDRAARAAGIGGEVLCTVF; encoded by the coding sequence ATGAGTATGCAAGATCCGTTGTCCGACATGCTGAACCGCATCCGCAACGCTCACCAGCGTAGCAAGATTGCTGTCACCATGCCGAGCTCCAAGCTGAAGGTTTCTGTAGCCGAGGTTCTGGAGTCAGAAGGTTACATTTCCGGTTACAAAGTAAGTGAAGGCACCAAGCCTGAGCTGACTGTTGACCTGAAATATTATGAAGGCAAGCCGGTGATCGAAGAGATCGCTCGTGCCAGCCGCCCTGGTCTGCGTTACTACGCCGGTTCTACGGAACTGCCAACAGTACGCGGTGGTTTGGGTATCGCCATTATCTCCACCTCACAAGGTGTGATGACTGACCGTGCAGCTCGCGCTGCCGGTATCGGTGGCGAAGTGCTGTGCACCGTATTCTAA
- the rplF gene encoding 50S ribosomal protein L6 → MSRVAKAPVEIPGGVTVTLTDGEIAVKGGQGQLSHSIHSSVEVKQEENVLTFAPKNGGKEANALAGTTRALVSNMVQGVSAGFQRKMQLVGVGYRAAVQGNKLNLTLGFSHPVEYALPEGVKAECTSQTEIVLTSADKQKLGQVAAEIRAYRPPEPYKGKGVRYADEHVRRKEAKKK, encoded by the coding sequence ATGTCTCGAGTTGCTAAGGCCCCGGTAGAAATCCCGGGCGGCGTTACAGTTACCCTGACCGATGGCGAAATCGCTGTTAAAGGTGGTCAGGGTCAACTGAGCCACAGCATTCACTCCTCCGTGGAAGTGAAGCAGGAAGAAAACGTGCTGACCTTTGCCCCGAAAAATGGCGGCAAAGAAGCTAACGCACTAGCTGGCACCACTCGCGCTCTGGTGAGCAACATGGTGCAAGGCGTGAGTGCCGGTTTCCAGAGAAAAATGCAGTTGGTCGGTGTTGGTTACCGTGCTGCGGTTCAGGGCAATAAACTGAACCTCACTCTGGGCTTTTCACACCCGGTTGAATATGCTCTGCCGGAAGGTGTTAAAGCTGAGTGCACCAGCCAAACCGAAATCGTTCTGACCTCTGCTGACAAGCAAAAACTGGGTCAGGTGGCCGCAGAGATTCGCGCTTACCGTCCGCCGGAGCCCTACAAGGGTAAAGGTGTTCGCTACGCTGACGAACACGTGCGTCGTAAAGAAGCGAAGAAGAAGTAG
- the rplR gene encoding 50S ribosomal protein L18: MSDKKVSRLRRARRSRMKIRELGENRLCIHRTPRHIYAQVIAPEGDRVVASASTLDKELRSGTTGNVDAATTVGKLVAERAKAAGVTKVAFDRAGFKYHGRVKALADAAREAGLEF; encoded by the coding sequence ATGAGCGACAAAAAAGTATCCCGTTTGCGTCGTGCGCGCCGTTCGCGGATGAAAATCCGCGAGCTGGGCGAAAACCGGTTGTGCATCCACCGCACACCGCGTCACATCTACGCACAAGTAATTGCGCCGGAAGGCGATCGTGTGGTGGCCAGCGCTTCTACGCTGGACAAAGAGCTGCGCAGCGGCACAACTGGCAACGTCGATGCGGCTACCACCGTAGGCAAGCTGGTTGCCGAGCGTGCAAAAGCAGCTGGAGTTACCAAGGTAGCTTTCGATCGCGCTGGTTTTAAATACCACGGTCGTGTGAAGGCGTTGGCTGATGCCGCGCGTGAAGCCGGACTGGAATTCTAA
- the rpsE gene encoding 30S ribosomal protein S5, translating to MANREQKAGIESDGLQEKLVQVNRVAKTVKGGRIFAFTALTVVGDGNGKVGFGRGKAREVPQAIQKAMEAARRNMIQVNLNGDTIQYPTKANHGASKVYMQPASEGTGVIAGGAMRSVLEIAGVQNVLAKCYGSTNPVNVVRATFKALQNMRSPEEVAAKRGKTAEEII from the coding sequence ATGGCGAATAGAGAGCAAAAAGCTGGTATCGAAAGCGATGGCCTGCAGGAAAAACTGGTTCAGGTAAACCGTGTTGCCAAAACCGTTAAAGGTGGTCGTATCTTTGCCTTCACCGCACTGACAGTAGTTGGTGACGGCAATGGCAAAGTGGGCTTCGGTCGCGGTAAAGCGCGCGAAGTGCCGCAAGCTATCCAGAAAGCAATGGAAGCGGCCCGTCGTAACATGATTCAGGTTAACCTGAACGGCGACACCATCCAGTACCCGACCAAAGCCAACCATGGCGCCTCCAAGGTGTACATGCAGCCGGCTTCTGAAGGTACCGGTGTGATCGCTGGTGGTGCAATGCGTTCTGTGCTGGAGATTGCCGGCGTTCAGAACGTACTGGCCAAGTGTTACGGCTCTACTAATCCGGTAAACGTTGTACGTGCAACTTTCAAAGCACTGCAAAACATGCGTTCTCCGGAAGAAGTAGCTGCCAAGCGCGGTAAAACTGCCGAAGAGATTATCTAA
- the rpmD gene encoding 50S ribosomal protein L30, giving the protein MAKAKKMMKVTQTKSVHGRLAAHKACVAGLGLRRIGHTVEVEDTPSTRGMVNKVNYMVKVEGE; this is encoded by the coding sequence ATGGCTAAAGCTAAGAAAATGATGAAAGTGACCCAGACCAAATCCGTTCACGGACGTCTGGCTGCTCACAAAGCTTGCGTTGCCGGCCTGGGCCTGCGTCGCATTGGCCACACCGTAGAGGTAGAGGACACTCCTTCTACTCGCGGCATGGTCAACAAAGTTAACTACATGGTTAAGGTCGAGGGAGAGTAA
- the rplO gene encoding 50S ribosomal protein L15 has protein sequence MRLNTLSPAPGRVKEAKRVGRGIGSGLGKTGGRGHKGQKSRSGGSVKPGFEGGQMPLQKRLPKYGFTSRISRVSEEIRLAELNKVEADVITVEELRKAGLINASIKRAKVFLSGEITKAVTLKGIAVTKGAKAAIEAAGGKIEE, from the coding sequence ATGCGTCTGAATACTCTGAGCCCGGCCCCAGGCCGAGTTAAAGAAGCCAAGCGCGTCGGTCGTGGTATCGGTAGCGGTTTGGGTAAAACCGGTGGTCGCGGCCACAAAGGTCAGAAGTCTCGCTCTGGCGGCTCTGTTAAGCCGGGTTTTGAAGGCGGTCAAATGCCTTTGCAGAAGCGTCTGCCTAAGTACGGTTTCACTTCACGCATTTCCCGCGTGAGCGAAGAGATCCGTCTGGCTGAGCTGAACAAGGTTGAAGCTGACGTAATCACTGTTGAAGAACTGCGCAAAGCCGGCCTGATCAATGCCAGCATCAAGCGCGCCAAAGTGTTCCTGTCCGGTGAAATCACCAAGGCAGTTACCCTGAAAGGCATCGCAGTGACCAAGGGCGCCAAAGCAGCTATTGAAGCCGCTGGCGGCAAGATTGAAGAGTAA
- the secY gene encoding preprotein translocase subunit SecY: protein MARPGNMPMGSQKGMGELLARLRFLFLAIVVYRIGIHIPVPGIDPDRLAELFNQNQGTILDMFNMFSGGALANMSILALGVMPYISASIIMQLMSAVTPSLEQLKKEGDAGRRKINQYTRYGTVLLATVQGIGLAIGLGSQGMAYTADFMFYFTAVTSLVTGAVFMMWLGEQITERGIGNGISMLIFAGIVAGLPSAIGQSFEQARQGNIHYLALLLIGLLAIAVVYFVVFMERGQRRITVNYAQRQQGRKMFAAQTSHLPLKVNMAGVIPAIFASSLLLFPASISQWFGQSVNAPDWVGQIGLFLGRGQPLYYILFAGLIIFFCFFYTALMYNPKEMADNLKRGGAYLPGIRPGEQTAKYIDGVMTKLTVIGGLYIAGVCMLPDVLQAQFSVPFYLGGTSLLIAVVVTMDFMAQVQSHLMSSQYESLMKKQNLKG, encoded by the coding sequence ATGGCCAGACCCGGTAATATGCCGATGGGAAGCCAAAAAGGCATGGGCGAGCTACTTGCTCGCCTTCGCTTTTTGTTCCTGGCAATCGTAGTTTACCGTATCGGTATCCACATTCCGGTACCTGGAATCGACCCCGACCGCTTGGCTGAGTTGTTCAACCAGAATCAGGGCACCATCCTCGACATGTTCAACATGTTCTCCGGTGGCGCTCTGGCGAATATGAGTATTCTGGCTCTGGGCGTTATGCCTTATATTTCGGCCTCTATCATCATGCAGCTGATGAGTGCGGTAACCCCGTCACTTGAGCAGCTCAAGAAAGAGGGCGATGCCGGACGACGCAAGATCAACCAGTACACCCGCTACGGCACAGTGTTGCTGGCGACCGTACAAGGTATTGGTCTGGCGATTGGTCTCGGCTCACAAGGCATGGCTTACACCGCTGACTTCATGTTCTATTTCACCGCAGTTACCTCGCTGGTAACCGGTGCAGTGTTCATGATGTGGCTGGGTGAGCAGATTACCGAGCGCGGTATCGGCAACGGCATTTCCATGCTGATCTTCGCCGGTATTGTTGCCGGACTGCCGAGTGCTATTGGCCAATCTTTCGAGCAGGCACGTCAGGGTAATATTCACTATCTGGCGCTGCTGCTGATTGGTCTGCTTGCTATTGCTGTAGTGTACTTTGTGGTGTTTATGGAGCGCGGTCAGCGCCGTATCACTGTAAACTACGCCCAGCGCCAGCAAGGTCGCAAGATGTTCGCGGCGCAAACCAGCCACCTGCCATTGAAAGTCAATATGGCGGGTGTGATCCCGGCTATTTTCGCCAGCAGCCTGTTGCTGTTCCCGGCGTCAATCAGTCAGTGGTTCGGACAGAGTGTGAACGCCCCTGACTGGGTCGGTCAGATTGGTCTGTTCCTGGGACGCGGTCAGCCGCTGTATTACATCCTGTTTGCCGGGTTGATCATTTTCTTCTGCTTCTTCTATACGGCGTTGATGTACAACCCGAAAGAGATGGCAGACAACCTGAAGCGTGGTGGTGCTTACCTGCCGGGTATTCGTCCGGGTGAGCAAACTGCCAAGTATATTGACGGTGTAATGACCAAGCTCACCGTGATTGGTGGCCTGTACATCGCCGGCGTTTGTATGCTGCCGGATGTGCTGCAAGCCCAATTCTCGGTGCCGTTCTATCTCGGCGGAACGTCGCTGCTGATTGCGGTGGTGGTAACCATGGACTTTATGGCCCAGGTTCAATCCCACCTGATGTCTTCGCAGTACGAATCGCTGATGAAGAAGCAGAATTTGAAAGGCTAA
- the rpmJ gene encoding 50S ribosomal protein L36 — protein MKVRASVKKMCRNCKTVKRNGVIRVICSAEPRHKQRQG, from the coding sequence ATGAAAGTACGTGCATCAGTCAAAAAGATGTGCCGCAACTGCAAAACCGTAAAGCGCAACGGCGTTATTCGTGTAATTTGCAGCGCGGAACCGCGTCATAAGCAACGCCAGGGTTAA
- the rpsM gene encoding 30S ribosomal protein S13 has protein sequence MARISGVNIPDNKHAVISLTYVFGIGRTTAKAICAEVGIAEDVKIADLSDAQMDSVREAVAKRTVEGDLRREISMNIKRLMDLGCYRGLRHRRSLPLRGQRTKTNARTRKGPRKPIKR, from the coding sequence ATGGCCCGTATTTCCGGTGTCAATATCCCCGATAATAAGCACGCGGTGATTTCACTCACCTACGTGTTCGGGATCGGACGCACAACCGCTAAAGCAATCTGCGCTGAAGTCGGTATCGCGGAAGATGTAAAGATTGCTGATCTCTCCGACGCGCAGATGGACTCCGTTCGTGAAGCTGTTGCTAAGCGTACTGTGGAGGGTGACTTGCGTCGTGAAATCAGTATGAATATCAAACGTTTGATGGACCTCGGTTGTTACCGTGGTTTGCGTCACCGTCGCAGCCTGCCGCTGCGTGGTCAGCGCACCAAAACCAATGCCCGCACCCGTAAGGGTCCGCGCAAGCCAATCAAGCGCTAA
- the rpsK gene encoding 30S ribosomal protein S11 — MAKPGQKTARKKVKKTVVDGIAHIYASFNNTIVTITDRQGNALSWATAGGSGFRGSRKSTPFAAQVAAERAGLAAQEFGLKNLEVEVKGPGPGRESAVRALNNAGFKITNITDVTPIPHNGCRPPKKRRV; from the coding sequence ATGGCAAAGCCTGGACAAAAGACCGCCCGTAAAAAGGTCAAAAAGACGGTTGTTGACGGAATCGCGCACATCTACGCTTCTTTCAACAACACCATCGTTACCATCACCGACCGCCAGGGCAACGCCCTGAGCTGGGCTACCGCTGGTGGTTCCGGTTTCCGTGGTTCTCGTAAATCCACCCCGTTCGCTGCTCAGGTAGCTGCAGAACGCGCTGGTCTGGCCGCTCAAGAGTTCGGCCTGAAGAACCTCGAAGTAGAAGTTAAGGGCCCTGGCCCCGGCCGTGAATCTGCTGTTCGTGCACTGAACAACGCTGGATTCAAGATTACTAACATTACCGACGTGACGCCGATTCCGCATAACGGATGTCGTCCGCCGAAAAAACGTCGCGTATAA
- the rpsD gene encoding 30S ribosomal protein S4: MARYIGPTCKLSRREGTDLFLKSGVRPLDSKCRAESAPGQHGQRRGRLSDYGVQLREKQKVRRTYGVLEKQFRNYYKEAARLKGATGTNLLTLLEQRLDNVVYRMGFGSTRAEARQLVSHNAILVNGKKVNVASYQVKAGDEVSVREKSKNQLRIQGALALAAQRGDVEWVSVDASKMAGTFTRTPDRSDLPADINENLIVELYSK, translated from the coding sequence ATGGCAAGATATATTGGACCAACTTGTAAGCTGTCTCGCCGCGAAGGAACTGACCTGTTCCTGAAAAGTGGCGTGCGTCCACTGGACTCCAAGTGTCGCGCAGAGAGCGCTCCTGGCCAGCACGGCCAGCGTCGCGGTCGTCTGTCTGACTACGGTGTTCAGCTGCGTGAAAAGCAAAAAGTTCGTCGTACCTACGGCGTTCTGGAAAAGCAATTCCGCAACTACTACAAAGAAGCTGCTCGTCTGAAAGGCGCAACCGGTACTAACCTGTTGACCCTGTTGGAGCAGCGTCTGGATAACGTTGTTTATCGCATGGGATTTGGCTCTACTCGCGCCGAAGCTCGTCAGCTGGTTTCTCACAACGCTATTCTGGTTAACGGCAAGAAAGTAAACGTTGCCTCTTACCAGGTAAAAGCCGGTGACGAAGTGAGCGTTCGCGAGAAGTCCAAGAACCAACTGCGTATTCAAGGCGCACTGGCTCTGGCTGCACAGCGTGGTGATGTTGAGTGGGTATCGGTTGATGCCAGCAAAATGGCTGGTACATTTACCCGCACTCCGGATCGTAGCGATCTGCCCGCCGACATCAACGAGAACCTGATTGTAGAGCTGTACTCCAAGTAA
- the rpoA gene encoding DNA-directed RNA polymerase subunit alpha → MQTSATELLTPRTIDVTELSSTHAKVVLEPLERGFGHTLGNALRRILLSSMPGCAIVEVEIDGVLHEYSSIEGVQEDVIEILLNLKEVAVVMHGKDEAELTLSKKGKGAVTAGDIQVDSNVEIMNPDLVIANITGDTELNMRLRIQRGRGYQPADARNNDQEETRAIGRLQLDASYSPVRRVAYVVESARVEQRTDLDKLVIDLETNGTLDPEEAIRRAATILQQQLAVFVNLESESQAEPEEKEEEIDPILLRPVDDLELTVRSANCLKAESIYYIGDLIQRTEVELLKTPNLGKKSLTEIKDVLASRGLSLGMRLENWPPASLKKEKA, encoded by the coding sequence ATGCAAACATCTGCGACAGAACTTCTGACTCCGCGCACTATCGATGTAACCGAGCTGAGCTCTACCCACGCGAAAGTTGTACTGGAGCCGCTTGAGCGCGGTTTCGGACACACTCTGGGTAATGCCCTGCGCCGCATCCTGCTCTCTTCCATGCCTGGCTGTGCCATTGTGGAAGTGGAAATCGACGGTGTACTGCACGAGTACAGCAGCATCGAAGGTGTGCAGGAAGACGTAATTGAAATTCTGCTCAACCTGAAAGAGGTTGCCGTCGTAATGCACGGTAAAGACGAAGCTGAGCTGACCCTGAGCAAAAAAGGCAAAGGTGCAGTAACCGCCGGAGACATCCAGGTGGACAGCAACGTTGAGATCATGAACCCGGATCTGGTGATCGCCAACATTACTGGCGACACTGAACTGAACATGCGTTTGCGCATTCAGCGCGGCCGTGGCTACCAGCCAGCCGACGCTCGCAACAATGATCAGGAAGAGACCCGTGCGATTGGTCGCCTGCAACTGGACGCTTCTTACAGCCCGGTTCGCCGCGTCGCTTACGTAGTTGAGAGCGCACGTGTAGAACAGCGCACTGACCTGGACAAACTGGTTATCGATCTGGAAACCAACGGTACTCTGGATCCGGAAGAAGCCATTCGCCGTGCAGCAACCATCCTTCAGCAACAGCTGGCGGTGTTTGTGAATCTGGAGAGTGAGTCTCAAGCCGAGCCTGAGGAGAAAGAAGAGGAAATTGATCCGATTCTCCTGCGTCCGGTTGATGATCTCGAGCTGACTGTTCGTTCGGCCAACTGCCTGAAGGCAGAGAGCATCTACTACATTGGTGACCTGATTCAGCGCACCGAAGTAGAGCTGCTGAAAACCCCGAACCTCGGTAAGAAATCTCTCACTGAAATCAAAGACGTTCTCGCTTCTCGCGGCCTGTCACTGGGCATGCGTCTTGAGAACTGGCCGCCGGCCAGCCTCAAGAAAGAGAAAGCTTGA
- the rplQ gene encoding 50S ribosomal protein L17 → MRHRQSGRQLNRNSSHRRAMFRNMTASLVEHELIKTTLPKAKELRRVAEPLITLAKQDSVANRRLAFDRLRDKAAVGKLFNELGPRYQERPGGYIRILKCGFRAGDNAPMAYVELVDRPQVEAAEEVVESGEE, encoded by the coding sequence ATGCGTCATCGTCAAAGTGGCCGCCAATTGAACCGCAACAGCTCGCACCGTCGAGCCATGTTCCGCAACATGACTGCATCATTGGTTGAGCATGAACTGATTAAAACTACTCTGCCAAAAGCCAAAGAGCTGCGTCGCGTTGCCGAGCCGCTGATCACTCTGGCCAAGCAGGACTCTGTAGCCAACCGTCGTCTGGCGTTCGACCGCCTGCGCGATAAAGCGGCTGTAGGTAAGCTTTTCAACGAACTGGGTCCACGTTACCAGGAGCGTCCGGGTGGTTACATCCGCATCCTGAAGTGTGGCTTCCGTGCTGGTGACAACGCGCCTATGGCGTACGTTGAACTGGTGGATCGCCCGCAAGTTGAAGCAGCTGAAGAAGTTGTAGAGAGCGGCGAAGAGTAA